A region from the Tachyglossus aculeatus isolate mTacAcu1 chromosome Y4, mTacAcu1.pri, whole genome shotgun sequence genome encodes:
- the LOC119947000 gene encoding involucrin-like, protein MYADRTDLTGVVSSRGVTGTQRVRAALQRQPPPCRSQIGAVKDGHSREGRPSQPMSKARCPPLTPLATRCSRYGDPPFAPHLAAMSQPVQEPCQQQCKQPTVLPPALRPEPGPPPQMEPQLKVPQKPPTELPGKTPQVKSPIPVQVSSDPQPDQKEGEKEDQTDDPSPQPDQEEGKKEDQSDDSSPQPEQTEGKKEDQMDDQHLEKEKQLLEKELEEKKEHLKKQLEEQLEEKLKLKDPEDDQNLEKEKQLLEKELEEKKEHLEKELEQEEPKDDQNLEKEKQLLEKELEDKKEQLKKQLEEGLEKELEQKEPKDDQHLEKEKQLLEKELEEKKQQLE, encoded by the exons atGTACGCAGATAGGACTGATCTGACAGGTGTAGTATCCTCTCGGGGCGTCACGGGGACGCAGCGGGTCAGGgcag CTCTCCAAAGGCAGCCACCACCCTGCCGCTCCCAGATCGGGGCTGTGAAGGACGGACATTCACGCGAGGGCCGGCCGTCCCAACCCATGTCAAAGG CCCGCTGCCCGCCACTTACTCCGCTCGCCACCCGCTGCTCGAGATACG GTGACCCGCCCTTCGCCCCCCACCTTGCCGCCATGTCCCAGCCCGTCCAAGAACCGTGCCAACAGCAGTGCAAGCAGCCAACCGTCCTACCACCGGCTCTGCGCCCCGAGCCCGGCCCGCCCCCTCAGATGGAGCCGCAACTGAAAGTGCCACAGAAGCCACCGACCGAGCTACCGGGCAAGACCCCGCAGGTGAAAAGCCCAATCCCCGTCCAGGTCAGCTCCGACCCACAGCCGGaccagaaggagggggagaaagaggaccagACGGACGACCCCAGCCCACAGCCGgaccaggaggaggggaagaaagaggaccaGTCGGACGACTCCAGCCCACAGCCGGAGCAGacggaggggaagaaagaggaccaGATGGACGATCAGCatctggagaaggagaagcagctgctggagaaggagctggaagagaagaaggagcacCTGAAGAAGCAGCTGGAGGAGCAGCTGGAGGAGAAGCTGAAGTTGAAGGACCCAGAGGACGACCAAAAtctggaaaaagagaagcagctgctggagaaggagctggaagagaagaaggagcacctggagaaggagctggaacAGGAGGAGCCAAAGGACGACCAAAatctggagaaggagaagcagctgcTGGAAAAGGAGCTGGAAGATAAGAAGGAGCAGCTGAAGAAGCAGCTGgaggaggggctggagaaggagctggagcAGAAGGAGCCGAAGGACGATCAGCatctggagaaggagaagcagctgctggagaaggagctggaagagAAGAAACAGCAGCTGGAGTAG